From Pseudomonadota bacterium:
CTAAGTGTAAATCCTGCTCTTGCAAAAATGTACGGCTACGAATCTCCCGAAGAGATGATGATGTTTGTTGCCAATATCGAGGAACGAATCTGCGCAGATCCTCAAGATTGTACGAAATTCAAGGAATCGTTGAATGAAAACGGCTTCATATTAGGGTTTGAAACACAACTAAAGAAGAAGGATGCAAGTCAAATCTGGGTATCGTTGAATGCTTGGACGGTAAGAAACATGGATGACTCGGCACGCTACTATGAGGGCACCGTCGAAGATATCACCCAAAGAAAAAATTCCGAAGACAAACTTATCGAAAGCGAACGGAAATTCCGCGCCATTTTTGACCAGACGTTTCAGTTTATTGGTCTTATGGCGCTTGATGGAACATTACTTAATGCGAACAAGGCCGCATTGAATTTAATTGGTGTTGCCGAATCAGATGTGCTATTCAAACCTTTTTGGGATACACCGTGGTGGACCCACTCACCCGGTCTTCGGGAAGAACTCCGAAGTGCAGTGAAAGAGGCGGCAAACGGAAAGCTTGTTCAATTTGAGGCCACTCATATGGCGGTGGACGGCACTTTCCATTATATCGATTTTTCTTTAAAACCCGCAAGCGACGAGAATGGGGATATTGTTTTCCTTATACCCGAGGGGAGAGACATTACCAAACGAAAAGAGGCTGAAAAAAAACTTCGCGAATCTGAGGCAGGTTTTCGCGCTCTCCTTGAAGCCATGCAGGATCTCGTGTTCCTGATCGATAAAGAAGGAAGATATATCAGTATTGCATCCATAAACTCTGATCTTCTATGTAAGCCGGCGGAGGATTTGATTGGGAAAACTTTTCACGATATATACCCTATTAAAACAGCCGATTTTTTCTTAAAAAGCATACGCCGTTCTATCAAAACAAAAAAAACAATCAATATTGAGTATCAAGAAAAAATAGATGGGACGGATCATTGGTTTATGACGGCAATTTCACCGATGACACAATCATCGGTCATATGGGTAGGCCGCGATATCACTGAATACAAAAATCTTGAAGAAGAATTACGTACAAAAACGACCAGTCTCGAAGAAGCAAACGCAGCGCTGAAAGCCCTGGTCAGACACATAGAAGAAACTAAGCGAGAGATCGAAGAGAATATTCTCATCAACGTTAATACGCTTGTTCAACCATATATTGAAAAGATGCAGCGCCTCGGCTTAAATCTAATGCAAAAGACATTTATTGATATAATACAAACTAATTTACACAACATAATCTCGCCATTTTTAAAGAATATAGGTCGTTTTGGTTTAACCCCGTCAGAGATGAGCATCGCACGATTGATCAGAGATGGCAGAGCAACAAAAGAGATCGCGGAATTATTGCACGTATCTCCGCGTGCAGTTGAAGTCCATAGATACAACATCAGAAAAAAATTGAATATAAATAAAAATAAAATCAACCTGCGCTCGTTTTTGCTTTCAAAAGACTACTAATATATCATAATGTAGTATATAGATAATTAAATTATATACATTTTCTTCTGTTTCTGTATTATATAAAAGATCCTCAAAGGTAGAATAAATTGGGACTTTTCTATAAATGAACACAAATGATACTAAAG
This genomic window contains:
- a CDS encoding PAS domain S-box protein, which codes for MSNLHAFREQLENAEKQYIEFINFLPFIVVEIDFEGKVKFANEYAFDFFGYTEEDVKYGVNVFQLLIPEHHAMALENIAKAAKGETKIPYEYTARKRDGTMCHLVLHHYPVLRENKLQGLLLAAMDITKRKEHEETLRMNEEKYRSIFENAVEGIFQTTPDGRYLSVNPALAKMYGYESPEEMMMFVANIEERICADPQDCTKFKESLNENGFILGFETQLKKKDASQIWVSLNAWTVRNMDDSARYYEGTVEDITQRKNSEDKLIESERKFRAIFDQTFQFIGLMALDGTLLNANKAALNLIGVAESDVLFKPFWDTPWWTHSPGLREELRSAVKEAANGKLVQFEATHMAVDGTFHYIDFSLKPASDENGDIVFLIPEGRDITKRKEAEKKLRESEAGFRALLEAMQDLVFLIDKEGRYISIASINSDLLCKPAEDLIGKTFHDIYPIKTADFFLKSIRRSIKTKKTINIEYQEKIDGTDHWFMTAISPMTQSSVIWVGRDITEYKNLEEELRTKTTSLEEANAALKALVRHIEETKREIEENILINVNTLVQPYIEKMQRLGLNLMQKTFIDIIQTNLHNIISPFLKNIGRFGLTPSEMSIARLIRDGRATKEIAELLHVSPRAVEVHRYNIRKKLNINKNKINLRSFLLSKDY